Genomic DNA from Triticum dicoccoides isolate Atlit2015 ecotype Zavitan chromosome 4B, WEW_v2.0, whole genome shotgun sequence:
ccaaagaggaagggatgatgcagcacaacggcagtaggtatttccctcagatgtgaaaccgagattatcaaaccagtaggagaaccaagcaacacaacgtaaacaacacctgcacataaataacaacttCTGGCAAcccacgtgtaaaaggggttgtcaatccctttcgggtaggggtgccccaagatgggcaaacagacatgaggtaaatttgtagtatattgatagatcgaaagccaaataaaataaataagaataaattgcagcaaggtatttttgtattttggtttaatagatcggaaaataaatgcaaaagaaaagtagatcgcaaaggcaaatatatgagaaagggacccgggggccgtaggtttcactactggcttctctcgagaaaaatagcaaacggtgggtgaacaaattactgttgggcaattgatagaacttcaaattatCATGACGATATCAAGGcagtgatcattacataggcatcacgtccaagattagtagaccgactcctgcctgcatctactactattactccacacattgaccactatccagcatgcatctagtgtattaagttcatgggaaaacggagtaatgcaataagaacgatgacatgatgtagacaagatctatctatgtagagatagaccccatcgttttatccttagtagcaacaatacatacgtgtcggttccccttctgtcactgggatcaagcaccgtaagatcgaacccactacaaagcacctcttcccattgcaagataaatagatcaagttggccaaacaaaatgcaaatatcggagaagaaataagaggctataagcaatcatacataaaagagatcaaagaaactcaaatactttcatggatataaaaagatataactgatcataaactcaaagttcatcagacccCAACAAACacgcgcaaaaagagttacatcatatggatctccaagagaccattgtattgagaattcagtgagagagagagaaagccatctagctactaactacggacccgaaggtctaccaagaactactcatgcatcatcggagaggcaccaatggaggtggtgaaccccatccgagatggtgtctagattggatctggtggttctagactctgtggcagctggatcaatattttgtcgactccactagggtttctggaatattggggtatttatagagcaaagaggcggtccggagggcacctgaggtgggcacaacccaccagggtgcgcctaggcctcctggcgtgccctggtgggttgtgctctcctcggagcacccccaggcgcagccagggcccattatgttccttctggtccaaaaaaaatctccatgaagtttagttgcatttggacttcgtccgatattgatttcctgcgatgtaaaaaacatgcagaaaacaacaattggcacttggcactatgtcaataggttagtaccaaaaaacgatataaaatgattataaaacatccaagattgataacataacaacatggaacaataaaaaactatagatagattggagacgtatcaaaatacgaggctataagtaaccatgcatataagagatcaaaagactcaaataactttcatggatcaaaacatagatctgatcataaactcaaagttcatcggatcccaacaaacacaccgcaaaaaagagttacatcaaatagatctccaagagaccattgtattgagaatcaaaagagagagagaggaagccatctagctactaactacagacctatTGGTCTACAATGAGCTACTCACACacaatcggagaggcaccaatgaggatgatgaacccctatgtgatggtgtctagattggatatggtggttctagaacttgcggcaacTGAAATTGATTttcctcgactcccctagggtttctggtatattagggtatttatagagcaaagagacggTGAGGGagtccaccgaggtgggcacaacgcgccctggtgggttgtgctcccctcggagccccctctggtacttctttggcccaacaggtgtcttctggtctagaaaaatctccaaaatgtttcactGTGTTTgaatccatttggtattgattttctgcgaagtaaaaacaagcaaaaaacaacaactggcactgggcactatgtcaataggttagtcccaaaaaatgatataaagttgctataaaatgactgtaaaacatccaagaatgataatataacaacatggaacaatcaaaaattatagatacattggagacgtatcaatgccatctgctaggtagtatcccttgttgtagtccCATTAACCTCAAGGTTCACTGGAGGagcatgaccttcaacaagcttggcaaagacaggggagcactgcagtacgttgatgtcattgtgagttcctagcataccaaagaaggagtgccaaatccagaggtcgtgtgtggccactgcctcaagtaccacactgcaaccgcctttggtgcctttgtacatcccctgccaagcaaatggacagtttttccatttccaatgcatgcagttgaTGCTTCCAAGgatccaggaaatcctcttgctgcattctatgctaggatccgagcagtgtcttcaacattgggtgatcgcaagtattgcggtccaaacactgccaccactgccctgcagaacttggACAAACACTCAGTGGTCGTGGACTCGCCCATGCGTCCATAGTCTTCCAGTGAATCAACGGGAGTTCCGTAGCAAGCATCTTCATGGCCGTCGTGCACTTCTGGAGTGAGGTGAATCCAAatgtgccggtgcaatccttcttgcacttgaagtagctgtcgaaatcactgatggaattcacaatccttagGAAGAGCTTtcagctcatccgataacggctccGAAATACTTTCTCGCCGTGCAGTGGAGTGTCGgcaaagtagtcggagtagagaaaGCAATAGACCTCCAGTCGATGCCTCTGCTTTGCCTTCATCCGGCCCGGCGTCGAGCCACCTTGCCGCGGCTTTGCATTGCTCGTGAACTGGCCGGCCAGAGCAgcgaggaccatgagatgctcttcgtcCTGGGCGTcggcatcggcttcctcctccagcagcgccgcAAACGCCTCCTCGTTGTTAGAGTCCATCCCCGAGCagacaaatcgccgaacacctggcGGGCGTGGTAGGCGCGCAACCGCCGGTATTCCTGCCCTATGTGGCCGGAGCACCGAAAAGCTCACCCCAGGAGCGGGGTGGAGGCTGCCGTGGCGGAACACTCTCTTTTCTGGCGGGGGAATGGCCTTTCTAGCGGCGGCGGGTGGGTAGGCGACGCCGGGGTCGGCATGGCGGCGGTAGGCCATGCGCGCTGGAAGTGCAAGATGCCTTTCCTCCTGACAGTGGTGGACCAGGCGCGGTTTTTCCTTCCGCCGGAGCCCCCAAGCGCTGGGTTCGGCCTGGGGTCGCCGGGCCAAAAAATGGGCCGAGCCAACGGATTTCGGCGTCCTGGGTAGACGACTGGGAGATTTTTTTGATGCCGGCGCGAAAAAACTCGCCGTGGGGGTCTGTTGGGAGCACGAGTGGAGATGGACGACTGTGTCGGGCTGCTGCTCGTGATACAAGTTTACATCAACAAGTGTCCTATTTTACATACAGAGCTAACTTGGAGCAAaagattatactccctccgtccagaaatacttgtcatcaaaatgaataagaagggatgtatctagatgtattttagttctagatatatgctttttgtccattttgatgacaagtattttcggaggagtacatgtacatcatcCGTTGAAGCATCATTTTTTGGCCTCAATTATTTATATATCTACCTCACTTGTTGGATATGCTCTTTTACAACGTGTTTTTAAGGGTTCGCTTACCCCTGGTGCTGCTACGAGCCACTCACACGCCGACACGGGCGCAGGCAGTCCTCCGTTTTACTCGCGCACCGGAAACACGGTTGAAAAAGCCCACAAATTGGAGTAAAGCCCGCAAGGCCGCAACACACACTTCGCCCGCCGTACTCTGCCCCCCTCCTCCTCGGGAGCTTGCCGGCGCGACATGGCATCCCACCGCGCATAGACGTCGCATTGCCGTCCCAATCCCATCTCAAGCCCGCTTCGCCTCGCCGGGAAGCTTCTCCGCTATATCATCGGGGTACTCGCCTGCTCGTCGAGGCGACGTCGACGTCGGCGTAGCCTCGTCGTACCTATCGTCGTCTTCACCTTCACCGTCGCCTTCTCCTCCGCCGTCGACTTCGGCGCCGCCGCGTCGCCCTccccccccccgccgccgccgccatgagtCGCTGGAAGCGGGTTACGATGTAAGTGACGCGTCCATTCAAAGGTTTTAGTTTTAAGGGTTTTGGGGCTAATTGGGGAAAAGTTCAGTGGCCGAGTTCCGTCGGCGTCGACCATCACCCTCAAACNNNNNNNNNNNNNNNNNNNNNNNNNNNNNNNNNNNNNNNNNNNNNNNNNNNNNNNNNNNNNNNNNNNNNNNNNNNNNNNNNNNNNNNNNNNNNNNNNNNNNNNNNNNNNNNNNNNNNNNNNNNNNNNNNNNNNNNNNNNNNNNNNNNNNNNNNNNNNNNNNNNNNNNNNNNNNNNNNNNNNNNNNNNNNNNNNNNNNNNNNNNNNNNNNNNNNNNNNNNNNNNNNNNNNNNNNNNNNNNNNNNNNNNNNNNNNNNNNNNNNNNNNNNNNNNNNNNNNNNNNNNNNNNNNNNNNNNNNNNNNNNNNNNNNNNNNNNNNNNNNNNNNNNNNNNNNNNNNNNNNNNNNNNNNNNNNNNNNNNNNNNNNNNNNNNNNNNNNNNNNNNNNNNNNNNNNNNNNNNNNNNNNNNNNNNNNNNNNNNNNNNNNNNNNNNNNNNNNNNNNNNNNNNNNNNNNNNNNNNNNNNNNNNNNNNNNNNNNNNNNNNNNNNNNNNNNNNNNNNNNNNNNNNNNNNNNNNNNNNNNNNNNNNNNNNNNNNNNNNNNNNNNNNNNNNNNNNNNNNNNNNNNNNNNNNNNNNNNNNNNNNNNNNNNNNNNNNNNNNNNNNNNATTTTAGATTGTCGCTCAGCATCAGCCTATAAATTTTTGGTGGAATATTAAACTACCTATGTAGTGTTACTGGAAATGGATAGATATGATGGTGTAAACCTGAGTAGCGTGATGACTGCCAGTTGGCAATTGATCTTTTCTATGGAAGTAAAACACCCATCTTATAAAATTGTGCTTTTGTCCTTTTCAGGTTTGAGAAGGTTGGGAAATCAATGGAGCTGTCATGGCAGACAGAGAAATACAAGGGGAGAAACATTGTTCCTCAAGCTATGGATCAAGGGCCATTTCCTACCTGCGTCCTCTACAGTTTTAGTAAAGGTGAACAAATGGAAATCCATCGTGCATTTGCAGATATGGGCATACCCTGTGATATTTGGTTAAATCCTGAAGCAATGATCCGGGTATACCTTATACTGACTAGCCTGAAGCCTTGGCAAAAGCAATTGCTTGGTCGGTCCGTGGAGCTCTTATCTCTGCATAGGCCCGCGGCAGCAGCCTGGATCTGCAAATATCTAGGAGTTCAGGCTACTAGCTCTCGCTGGGAAGGCACCAAGGATATTGCAGTGGACGGCTGCTATTACCATGGATATACCATCAGTTTTGATGACCTGAAGGCGCTCCTTGATAGTGGAAAGCCAGTTCTGGCCGTCTTAATTGTTGGCCCTGGCTTTGAAGATCTGGAGGAGGATGAAATCTACACATGCAAACCACAGTTCAATAAGAAGGGGGATCTGTTGAAGCCCTTTGAGTATCACATGGTCGTTCTGACCGGATATGGAAAAGCAGAGAAATCGGGGTTAGAATTTTAACCCGTTCCTGAACTCTTATGGCGTGGACTTTGGTAAAAAGGGCTCTGGACGTGTGTATTTCAAGGAGCTCCACTGGTTTTACTCTTTTGAGGTCAACTACCCCCTGAAGGTTATCAACCGAGCTCCACTGGTTCGCCTCCTTCAGTGCGCCCTGATATCGACAATAATGGACCTGTAAAGATGCCTGGAAGAATTCAGATTGGTATGAAAACTTACCAATTAACTTAACTCTCATGTGTATTTCTTTAATTAAAGTTACTTATAGTCGCTGATGTTACAAAATTTCAATACTACCTTATTGTCTCATTCGAGGGCCATTGTATGCCTTGGCTGATGTTTCTGCAATATCACACACAGTATATGTAGATCTTCTCACAAAGGCAATATCTGATGAGGGTTGCAACTCCATAGCTTCTGGAATGATTGAGATTGATCTCATACATGGCATCAGGATTGCTCTTGATGATGTTGCGACGAACCTGGAGGGCATGGCCAGAGAGATCATCACGTCAGATGACATAGCACAGGTACCTATTGGTTTGCAGTCATAAGCTTTCATCTCTGCTTGTTCTTTTTTTGATTGTTCTCATTTTGTGGGTATGCATACAATAACTTTCACTGCCCTGTTCCAAAGGTGGCTACCATATCAGCTAATGGGGAAACAAAAATTGGCAACATCATTGCAAATGTTATCGAGATGGCTGGAAAGGAGGGAGTCATCGTAATTTTGGTAAGTCGATTACATTTTTTCTGCTCAATTTTGGCCTCATGTGTGCTCAGTTGGACTCATATGTGTTTATATACTTGTTAATATGAAACTGTTTAGAATGATCAATCTCTTTCTAAGTTGTCACGTGGCACATCTGATAGGATGGTAACACCATATGCAATGAGTATGAAACTATGGGGTGCATGGAGTTAACAAGAGGATACACATCACCTCATTTTGTTAACAATCATAAGAACAGGAAATGTGTAAgtattgttttatttttttcttagtgTTCCTGCTGTTTAAGCTTCAAATCATCTTAATTTATATTAATGTTGTTCTTTGGTCACAGGAACTAGACAATCCCTTGATCCTGATACATGAtaagaagctctccaaagttaatgCTGTCAAAGCATTGGAACTGGCTCATAAGGTGTTTGCATTTTCAGTATGGATTCCTAGGCCCCCTGTTTGCATACTAATGCACAGATTTCTTCTTAAACAGAAGCGGCAACCTCTACTTATCGTAGCGTATGATGTAGATGTGGAAGCTTTATCTTACATTGTGGACGAAAAGCTCATCAAGTGCGTTAAGGTCAGTATTAACTTTCACTTTGCTTTGTGGCTAATTATTCATATAATTTATTCATATCACTGGACACGAAATGTAGGTCTGTGTGGTCAAAGCTCCAGGCTATGGACGGACATTAGATCTTAACCTTTGTGGCCTTGCTACCCTTACAGGTGGAGAAGTAAGTTGTCTCTTTCATTTAGACTATTTCAAATTTATCAGATCATTAATCATACCATCCACTTATATCAAATTCTACACCTTTTCTGGTCTTAGATCTTTACGGAAGACAATGGAATGAGTCTCGAGTATCAGATGTTGGGCAAGtgcgacaaggtaactaattttgcTGGTGCTGAATTGTATTTTTTTTAGAAGTTACCAACCAAACGAACTGTGTGCCTGTAGGTTATTGTATCCAATGATAACTGCGTCATCCTGgctggagctggagacgaagagtcCATTAAAAACAAAACTCAGGAGGTTCGTTTTATTTTCCAATTTAGATTTTCCATGAGAAACTTATGTTACATACTTATTGCTGTGAAATTCATTTCTAACAGCTGAAAAATGTGACCGAACTAAGCACTTCTTACCACCACGATGAAAAGACGCTGGTAAAGCTTTACCGTCGTGCTGTTATTATGAAGGTAAGGCTCATAATCCTATTTTTAACTTCAAGATAAAGCAATTGAGCACTTCTTACCAGCACAAGTAATGGTAGATAGATGCAGTTGAACAGCTAATGTGCAGATTCTAATGTCTGCTGTGAGTTGCTTTTATGAGCATTTTAATCTGATATTTCATTTAGGTTGGTGGAGCAAGCAAAGAAAAGGTTGTCGAAAATAGGGAGATGGTGGCAGATGCGCTGAGCAGTACACGGGCTGCAATCAAGGAGGGTATTGTCGCAGGTACCATACTCTTTCTGTTGTTGAGTTTTTGTGTTATCAGATATGAGGAAATGTCATGGGTAGAAGTCTGATGTGTAATGTATAGGTGATGGTGCTGCCCTCCTTTATGCATCAAAATTCCTAGATAACTTGCATACTGCTAATATTGGACAACAAAGGGGTGTTCAGATCGTTCAAAATGCGCTTAAGGTGTGGAATTTCTCCTTTTCAGTTAATTCGTAGACTATAGTTCTTGCATCATCACATGACATGAGTATTCTGTAGACTCCTGTGTACGACATGGCCTCCATTGCTGGCAAACCAGGGGACGTCATTGTTCAGAAACTCCTAGAGCAGGATAACAGTGATCTGATATACGATGCCACTCAAGGTAGGGATGCATATAAGTTTCCTTTGATTGTTTGTTGGGACTTAGAAACGTGAAGGTTAAGCATATGTAAACTGATATCCCCACCAGGTGATACGTGGACGTAGTGAAGGCGTCTTGCATTGATACGGTCGGAACGGTCAAAAGAGCCATGATGGATGTCAAAGGGTAATGTTCCCTTTCTGCATTTGTATACTTAAAAATAGTTTTGTGCAACATTCAGTGGCCAACACCAGTTTTGTTCCTTCTGTTTGCAGAGAAGCATGCTTAATGATATCCGCGCACGCATCAGTCTTGAGCCCTTGACCCCCAGTCAGAGAAGGTAGTACCAGCATGCGCGGTGCCAAGAGCCGAGGAGGGCCAGATCTTTTTTTAGCCTGGTCTGTGTCTATAACTTCCGTGTCTAACCTTTGATTTTGCGGTTCGCTTGTTGCCGCATGCCTGAATGTTGTAGTAGAAATATTATGCTGCTGATTTTTGATTCAGCATATAACAACGAAATTTATCTAGTAGTGCTTGCCTCATCAAaggttggcagcgaccatgctgtTGGTTATTTGCACATCTGGCGTCGTATCATGTCAATCCACTAATGTTTGTAAATCCACTATCCGCGCTTGGATTGGCGTTTTTCAGTGATTTAGACGTGTAGGATATACCTCAGTAACAGAAACCGAGCGATTCACTTGATCGTTTTTACGTCGTAAAAATTACACCTGGTTTCAGGTTACACCGGTATACCGGTTGTATTCCACCGGTTTTCAAAACACGTATCGGTCCGTCGTTTTTCTCGTATTCCCTTCCCTCTTTCTCACACTCGATCTTGACGGAGGGACCGGAGCCACAGGTGGAGGGCCGAGGACCACGAGCCTGGTGGGGTGTCTATCTGCCTCGCTGCCCTCCGGTGCGGGCGCGGCGGCTGGAGCGACCGGCCTGTGAGTTTAGGCGAGGACCACCATGGACGATGGTGGTCGTCGACGGAGTGTCGCCTCATGGCGGCATTCAGACTAGTCACCGGCAGCATGTGCTCCTATTGGTCAAGCCGTATGTCGCGGCCGCGCGCTCGCTGTAGAATATTCGTGGTGGCCGTCGGCCGCCGGCCTTCCTCTCCTTGGATTGGAGTACATGGAGCCTATCGATACTCTCCTTGGATGAGTGGATTTTGCAGAGCACGATGCCGCCGCCTCCGGTCTCAGGCGA
This window encodes:
- the LOC119292796 gene encoding chaperonin CPN60-1, mitochondrial-like, with the translated sequence MPGRIQIVYVDLLTKAISDEGCNSIASGMIEIDLIHGIRIALDDVATNLEGMAREIITSDDIAQVATISANGETKIGNIIANVIEMAGKEGVIVILDGNTICNEYETMGCMELTRGYTSPHFVNNHKNRKCELDNPLILIHDKKLSKVNAVKALELAHKKRQPLLIVAYDVDVEALSYIVDEKLIKCVKVCVVKAPGYGRTLDLNLCGLATLTGGEIFTEDNGMSLEYQMLGKCDKVIVSNDNCVILAGAGDEESIKNKTQELKNVTELSTSYHHDEKTLVKLYRRAVIMKVGGASKEKVVENREMVADALSSTRAAIKEGIVAGDGAALLYASKFLDNLHTANIGQQRGVQIVQNALKTPVYDMASIAGKPGDVIVQKLLEQDNSDLIYDATQGDTWT